The DNA sequence CGCAGGCCGCCCGTACGCCGGACGCGCTGGCGGTCATGGCCGGCTCGGACCGGATCACCTACCAGGAGCTGGACACCTGGTCGAACCGGCTGGCCCGGCGGCTGCGCGCGCTCGGGGTCGGCCCGGAGACGCTGGTCGGGGTGACCGCGAGCCGGAAGATCGGCACGGTCGCCGCGTTCCTCGGCGTCATGAAGGCCGGCGGCGGCTACGTGCCGATCGACCCGGACCAGCCCGCCGACCGGCTCAGCTCGCTGCTGGCCGACGCCGGCATCCGGGTCATGGTCGCCGCCGACGACCAGGCCGCGTTCCACCAGGAGGCGAGCGACGTGTGGGTCCGCCCGGACTCCGCCGACGTCGACGCGGAGTCCGACGAGCCGCTGCCGAAGCTCGTCGACGCCGACAACGTCGCCTACGTCATCTACACCTCCGGCTCGACCGGCCGCCCGAAGGGCGTCGTGGTGCCGCACCGGCAGATCGTCAACTCGACGCTGGCCCGCAGCGGCTTCGGCCGTGAGGCGCCCGAGGCGTACGCGATCCCGGTGGCCCTGTCGTTCGACGCCTCGGCGGCCGGCCTCTACTGGACGCTGACCAGCGGCGGCCGGGTGGTGCTGCCCAGCGAGGACCAGGTGCGCAACCCGGCGCTGCTGGCCCGGCTGGTGCAGCACGAGCGGGTCACCCACATCACCCACATGCCGTCGTACTACCAGCTCCTGCTCGCCTCCGGCGGCCGGCAGCTGATCTCGCTGAAGGACATCTCGGCCGGTGGTGACGTGTTCCCGGCGCAGCTCGCCGTGGACCACTACAAGACCCTGCCGTGGGCGCAGCTCTACAACGACTACGGACCCACCGAGGTGACCGTCTGGGCGACCGCCCAGCTCTCCACCGCGGAGGAGGACGGCGCGAGCGTCCCGATCGGGCGGCCGATCAACAACACCCGGGTCTATCTGCTCGACGAGGAGCTGAACCCGGTGCCGGTCGGCGTGCCCGGTGAGATCTACGTCGCCGGTGACGGGCTGGCCCGCGGCTACCTCGGCCAGGCCGGCGCGACCGCCGACCGGTTCGGACCCGACCCGTTCGCCAGCACCCCCGGCGCCCGCATCTACCGCACCGGCGACCTGGCCCGGCACCTGCCCGACGGCCGGCTGGAGTTCCTCGGCCGGGTCGACACCCAGGTGAAGATCCGCGGCTTCCGGATCGAACTCGGCGAGATCGAGAACGTGCTCCAGGGCCACGACGGGGTGCTGAGCGCGGTCGCCGACGCCCGCCGCCACCCGACCGGCGACGACGCCGACCTGATCGCCTGGATCATCCCGGCCGACGCGTCCGCGCCGCCGTCGGAGACCGACCTGGTCGCGCACCTCAAGCGGCAACTGCCGCACTACATGGTGCCGGGCCAGATCGTCGTCTGCGAGGAGTTCCCGCTCAACGCGCACGGCAAGGTCGACCGCCGGGCCCTGCCCGACCCGGTCGCCACCCCGATCTCGCTGCCCAGCGGCGAGGTGCCGCGCCGGCGGATCGAGAAGGAGATCGCCGACGTCTTCTCCGAGGCGCTCGGCGTCGCCCGGGTCGGCCTGCACGACGACTTCTTCTCGTTCGGCGGCAGCTCGCTCCAGCTCTCCCGGGTCGGTGCCCGGCTGTCCAAGGCGTACGGCCTGGAACTGCCGCTGCACGCCCTGTTCAGCACGCCGACCGTCGCCGGGGTGGCGGCCCGCGTCGAGCTCTACGAGCGGGAGGGCTTCGAGGGTCTGAAGGCCACCCGCGACGCGGCCGACGACCTCGACCGCGAGTCGGAGCTGGACGAGACGATCACCGGCGAGAACCTGGCGCAGGCGGACTTCTTCGCCCCGAAGGCGATCCTGCTCACCGGCGCCACCGGCTACTTCGGCGTCTTCCTGCTCGACCAGCTGATCGACCAGACCGAGGCCGACATCTACTGCCTGGTCCGGGCCCGGGACGTACCGGGGGCGATCCGGCGGCTCAAGGAGACCTGCGCCCACTACGAGGTGCCGTGGGACGACCGGTTCGAGCGTCGGGTCAAGGCGGTCGTCGGTGACCTCGGCAAGCCGCTGTTCGGCCTGTCGCCGTCGATCTTCGACGACCTGGCCAAGCTGATCGACGTCATCTACCACAACGGCGCGCTGGTCAACTTCTCGATGCCGTACTCGGCACTGAAGGCGCCCAACGTGGACGGCACGGTCGAGATGCTCCGGCTGGCCTCGCGCTACAAGGCCAAGCAGGTGCACTTCGTCTCCACCATCGACGTCTTCATCGCCGGCCACATGAACCGGCCGTTCCTGGAGCTCGAGCTGCCGAGCCGTCCGCCGCAGGTGCCGTTCAGCTACCCGCAGAGCAAGTGGGTCAGCGAGAAGATCATCATGAAGGCCAAGCAGCGCGGCCTGCCGGTGAGCATCTACCGGCCGTCGATCATGATGGGGCACCCGAAGACCGGCGCCTGCCACGCACAGAACTACGTGCTCACCGCACTGCGCGGCTTCCTGGAGTTCGGCATCCTG is a window from the Polymorphospora rubra genome containing:
- a CDS encoding non-ribosomal peptide synthetase; amino-acid sequence: MSSVREQVAELSDEEKRALLAQLLGQDGNREGERLLPPQRRYWVLHQVSPQVPTHVVRTVDVTGELDVSRLEQALNLLVDRHEQLRTSFVSVEGRPVAALADAGAVRPGIATFEVGDGSAEPAEEALHKVRVREAGRPFDLDVAPLARVAVVRRTADHHEVQLTAHQMIADEVTADLLIGQLAEAYDALSAGREPAEAPVAASVTAVVDRQRSWLGTAAARRELEFWTRRLAAVPNLDLPIDHPRPLDRMPLLKGARSTVELGPELVAAARELAAAQGADLSSVAMAGLLAVVARYTREKDIAIGIPVAGRDDADLANTLGTLENTVVVRSEVGADTTLRQLVDQVHANTEQARAHQQLPFEQVVAKLRPEADFSRSPLHQIRFVDSQPKFDTREIGGASWRLADLDSGLAAFDLTVYLRHTEDGRTLLHGEYNAELFKSETIGLFLEHLTTLLTRALAEPDRGCASLPMLSEAETAKVLTEWNDTQVDYPSDALLHDLITAQAARTPDALAVMAGSDRITYQELDTWSNRLARRLRALGVGPETLVGVTASRKIGTVAAFLGVMKAGGGYVPIDPDQPADRLSSLLADAGIRVMVAADDQAAFHQEASDVWVRPDSADVDAESDEPLPKLVDADNVAYVIYTSGSTGRPKGVVVPHRQIVNSTLARSGFGREAPEAYAIPVALSFDASAAGLYWTLTSGGRVVLPSEDQVRNPALLARLVQHERVTHITHMPSYYQLLLASGGRQLISLKDISAGGDVFPAQLAVDHYKTLPWAQLYNDYGPTEVTVWATAQLSTAEEDGASVPIGRPINNTRVYLLDEELNPVPVGVPGEIYVAGDGLARGYLGQAGATADRFGPDPFASTPGARIYRTGDLARHLPDGRLEFLGRVDTQVKIRGFRIELGEIENVLQGHDGVLSAVADARRHPTGDDADLIAWIIPADASAPPSETDLVAHLKRQLPHYMVPGQIVVCEEFPLNAHGKVDRRALPDPVATPISLPSGEVPRRRIEKEIADVFSEALGVARVGLHDDFFSFGGSSLQLSRVGARLSKAYGLELPLHALFSTPTVAGVAARVELYEREGFEGLKATRDAADDLDRESELDETITGENLAQADFFAPKAILLTGATGYFGVFLLDQLIDQTEADIYCLVRARDVPGAIRRLKETCAHYEVPWDDRFERRVKAVVGDLGKPLFGLSPSIFDDLAKLIDVIYHNGALVNFSMPYSALKAPNVDGTVEMLRLASRYKAKQVHFVSTIDVFIAGHMNRPFLELELPSRPPQVPFSYPQSKWVSEKIIMKAKQRGLPVSIYRPSIMMGHPKTGACHAQNYVLTALRGFLEFGILPDYPESMNAITLDYASAAMVHVSRQEASLGNIYHLWNTEAIPHNALFPWIQSFGYKFDTVDFDEAVQLAINAGPDHPIYPMVPVLLLYTSGDAGLEMSMETEDAIDNRSECINLLDGIKGTGYKPAPLDEKYMHDCLAYLVRHGQLDPPEAFPRRR